A window of the Raphanus sativus cultivar WK10039 unplaced genomic scaffold, ASM80110v3 Scaffold0064, whole genome shotgun sequence genome harbors these coding sequences:
- the LOC130500942 gene encoding NAC domain-containing protein 46-like, protein MVDEGGVVVNQGGDQEVVDLPPGFRFHPTDEEIITHYLKEKVFNVRFTSAAIGQADLNKNEPWDLPKIAKMGEKEFYFFCQRDRKYPTGMRTNRATVSGYWKATGKDKEILRGKGCLVGMKKTLVFYRGRAPKGEKTNWVMHEYRLDGIYSYHNLPKSARDEWVVCRVFHKNAPPPTTIATPTNQLTRIDSLDNIDHLLDFSSLPPLIDPGFLSQPGPSFSGAGQQHDFKPIPHHPTTVQINNTYPSAQTLNYPYHSVPTYGFGSGSGTSLGNNNNGMIKLEHSLVSVSQDTGLSSDVNTTATPEISSSYPVMGNIAANAAMVDGNNTSYDDDDLGIFWDDY, encoded by the exons aTGGTGGACGAAGGAGGTGTAGTTGTGAACCAAGGAGGGGACCAAGAGGTGGTGGATTTGCCTCCAGGGTTTCGGTTTCATCCAACTGATGAAGAGATCATAACTCACTACCTGAAAGAGAAAGTCTTCAACGTCCGATTCACCTCGGCTGCAATTGGTCAAGCCGACCTTAATAAGAACGAGCCATGGGATCTACCAA AAATTGCAAAGATGGGGGAGAAGGAGTTTTACTTCTTTTGCCAAAGGGATCGGAAGTACCCGACTGGCATGAGGACCAATCGTGCAACCGTTTCCGGTTATTGGAAGGCGACCGGGAAGGACAAGGAGATCCTTAGAGGCAAAGGTTGTCTTGTTGGGATGAAGAAAACACTTGTGTTCTATAGAGGAAGAGCTCCAAAAGGTGAAAAAACCAATTGGGTTATGCATGAGTATCGACTTGATGGCATATATTCTTATCACAATCTCCCTAAATCCGCAAGG GATGAATGGGTGGTGTGTAGGGTTTTTCACAAGAACGCTCCTCCTCCCACTACTATAGCTACTCCTACAAATCAACTTACAAGGATTGATTCTCTTGACAACATTGATCATCTCTTAGACTTCTCATCTCTCCCTCCTCTCATCGATCCGGGTTTCTTGAGTCAACCCGGACCAAGCTTCTCCGGTGCGGGCCAACAACACGACTTCAAACCCATCCCACATCACCCTACAACCGTGCAGATCAACAACACTTACCCATCAGCCCAAACCCTCAATTACCCTTACCACTCGGTTCCAACTTACGGATTCGGTTCTGGTTCTGGGACCAGTTTGGGAAACAATAACAATGGTATGATCAAGTTGGAGCATTCTCTTGTGAGTGTGTCTCAAGACACCGGTCTAAGCTCCGATGTTAACACAACCGCGACGCCGGAGATATCTTCTTCGTATCCAGTGATGGGGAATATTGCGGCCAATGCGGCGATGGTGGATGGTAACAATACGTcgtatgatgatgatgacttgGGGATCTTTTGGGACGACTACTAA
- the LOC108807488 gene encoding uncharacterized protein LOC108807488, producing MVWNKTRLMKELTRLIKVGCQLQVHLTTVNLSSDSDYFEWEIGGKLSQTYSTGEVYTYLRGSIDEVDWAEVVWNSYGIPRHSFHTWLMLLDRCPTRDRMLRWGLAVSPLCLLCNNAPESRNHLYFECNFAFELWGMSARRCGIAPSRTWTDTVDQLRSLPSARSSRPHKLLLLLAWQSTLYWLWIERNARLHSNVFRSTDSIFKTIDLQIRNRTQSFRVTNPKLSSQLFQAWIRLADH from the coding sequence ATGGTTTGGAACAAGACAAGACTCATGAAGGAATTGACTAGACTCATAAAAGTGGGTTGTCAACTTCAGGTTCACTTAACAACTGTCAATCTGTCTTCAGACTCTGACTATTTTGAATGGGAGATTGGTGGCAAACTCTCTCAGACCTATTCAACCGGTGAGGTCTACACTTACTTGAGAGGTTCAATTGATGAAGTAGACTGGGCAGAGGTGGTCTGGAACTCCTACGGGATCCCCCGTCACAGTTTCCACACATGGCTTATGCTTCTAGACAGGTGCCCGACAAGAGATCGCATGCTTCGGTGGGGATTAGCTGTGTCACCGCTCTGTCTCTTATGCAACAATGCTCCTGAGAGTCGAAATCACCTCTATTTTGAATGTAACTTCGCGTTTGAGCTATGGGGAATGAGCGCGAGGAGATGTGGCATCGCACCTTCTAGAACTTGGACAGACACCGTTGATCAGCTGCGGAGCCTCCCGTCGGCCCGATCGTCGAGACCTCATAAGCTTCTCCTCCTCCTAGCCTGGCAATCCACGCTCTATTGGTTATGGATTGAGAGGAACGCTCGCCTCCACTCCAATGTATTTCGATCGACTGATTCCATCTTCAAAACTATTGATCTTCAGATAAGGAACAGAACTCAAAGCTTCAGGGTAACAAATCCAAAGCTCTCCTCTCAACTCTTCCAAGCTTGGATTCGTCTTGCTGATCACTGA